Proteins encoded by one window of Kineosporia corallincola:
- a CDS encoding MBL fold metallo-hydrolase produces MRITHIGHSCLLVETGGARILTDPGAFAEGFEDLTGLDAIAITHQHMDHLDTERLPALLAGNPQARVLAEPQTAALLRKVGVDVHELTLEEPVPLADARLTAVGGVHAEIHADIPLIGNVGLRIETPGDLSFFHPGDSYGALPAGIDLLAVPLNAPWAKFSETANFVRAIAPGRLFPIHDGLLQPTGRAVYLRNLSGLLPEGAQMVDLADAGPTEL; encoded by the coding sequence GTGCGGATCACTCATATCGGGCATTCCTGTTTGCTGGTCGAGACCGGCGGGGCGCGCATCCTGACCGACCCGGGCGCCTTCGCCGAAGGATTCGAGGACCTCACCGGGCTGGACGCGATCGCGATCACGCACCAGCACATGGACCATCTCGACACCGAGCGGCTGCCCGCGCTGCTGGCCGGCAACCCGCAGGCCAGGGTGCTGGCCGAGCCGCAGACCGCGGCGCTGCTGCGCAAGGTCGGAGTGGACGTGCACGAGCTGACGCTGGAGGAACCGGTGCCGCTGGCCGACGCCAGGCTCACGGCCGTGGGCGGCGTGCACGCGGAGATCCACGCCGACATCCCACTGATCGGCAACGTCGGACTGCGCATCGAGACGCCGGGCGACCTGTCGTTCTTCCACCCGGGCGACTCCTACGGAGCCCTGCCGGCCGGCATCGACCTGCTCGCCGTGCCGCTCAACGCCCCGTGGGCCAAGTTCAGCGAGACGGCCAACTTCGTGCGCGCGATCGCGCCGGGCCGGCTGTTCCCGATCCACGACGGGCTGCTCCAGCCCACCGGCCGGGCCGTGTATCTGCGCAACCTCTCCGGCCTGCTGCCCGAGGGCGCGCAGATGGTGGACCTGGCCGACGCCGGGCCTACCGAGCTGTGA
- a CDS encoding nucleoside deaminase: MAGEREWLDQAVALAAQNVSDGGGPFGALVVHKNELVATGTNQVTPTLDPTAHAEVVAIRAACRELGTFKLDGCLLVSSCEPCPMCFASAMWARVDRIVYAADRNDAADAGFDDRAFYEVFQNEPAQWPLTLEQVPVKQATLPFEQWNGKADRTDY; encoded by the coding sequence ATGGCCGGCGAACGTGAATGGCTCGACCAGGCGGTGGCCCTGGCGGCGCAGAACGTCTCGGACGGCGGTGGGCCGTTCGGGGCTCTCGTCGTCCACAAAAACGAACTGGTGGCGACCGGCACGAATCAGGTGACCCCGACGCTCGACCCGACGGCGCACGCCGAGGTGGTGGCGATCCGGGCGGCCTGCCGCGAGCTGGGCACCTTCAAGCTCGACGGATGCCTGCTGGTGAGTTCGTGCGAGCCCTGCCCGATGTGCTTCGCCTCGGCGATGTGGGCGCGGGTGGACCGGATCGTCTACGCCGCCGACCGGAACGACGCGGCCGACGCGGGGTTCGACGACCGGGCGTTCTACGAGGTGTTCCAGAACGAGCCGGCGCAGTGGCCGCTGACGCTGGAACAGGTGCCGGTGAAGCAGGCCACGCTGCCGTTCGAGCAGTGGAACGGGAAAGCGGACCGAACGGACTACTGA
- a CDS encoding DUF1206 domain-containing protein yields the protein MASTTPAHHGTSGASGGASGAKNEAKGGAKSAKNTAEGLASQANSPWLKRLGQVGVAAIGVVYLLLAWISLQVAWGGSEESADNTGALQEVAEKPFGEVLLIVMGIGLIGYAVWQLLLAVIGPPSDDSTFKRVSSAAKGVFGASLAVQSLRIGLGGGSKSSSSKTADWTSSLMGAPAGRVLVVIVGLAVIAWSGYLVYKGVKKKFLEKLEGHPGRGITRLGQAGWISRGVAFGVLGILFVVAGVQSQPEEARGLDAALKTLAGQPFGQWILTLVALGLACYAAFQLLTARIHKEG from the coding sequence ATGGCCAGTACCACGCCGGCACACCACGGGACCTCGGGCGCGTCAGGCGGCGCCAGCGGGGCCAAGAACGAGGCCAAGGGCGGGGCCAAGAGTGCCAAGAACACCGCCGAAGGCCTTGCCAGCCAGGCCAACTCGCCCTGGCTGAAGCGTCTGGGCCAGGTCGGTGTCGCCGCCATCGGTGTCGTCTACCTGTTGCTGGCCTGGATCTCCCTCCAGGTCGCCTGGGGTGGTTCGGAAGAGAGCGCCGACAACACCGGTGCTCTCCAGGAGGTCGCCGAGAAGCCTTTCGGTGAGGTGCTTCTCATCGTCATGGGTATCGGCCTCATCGGTTACGCGGTCTGGCAGCTGCTGCTGGCGGTCATCGGCCCGCCCAGCGACGACAGCACCTTCAAGCGCGTGAGTTCCGCCGCCAAGGGCGTTTTCGGCGCCTCGCTGGCCGTGCAGTCGCTGCGCATCGGTCTCGGCGGCGGCAGCAAGAGCTCCAGCAGCAAGACCGCCGACTGGACCAGCTCACTGATGGGCGCCCCGGCCGGCCGCGTGCTCGTGGTCATCGTCGGCCTGGCCGTCATCGCCTGGTCCGGCTACCTGGTCTACAAGGGCGTGAAGAAGAAGTTCCTGGAGAAGCTGGAAGGCCATCCGGGCCGTGGCATCACCCGTCTCGGCCAGGCCGGCTGGATCTCCCGGGGCGTGGCCTTCGGGGTGCTGGGCATCCTGTTCGTCGTGGCCGGTGTGCAGAGCCAGCCCGAGGAGGCCCGCGGTCTCGACGCCGCGCTGAAGACCCTGGCCGGGCAGCCCTTCGGCCAGTGGATCCTCACCCTCGTGGCGCTGGGCCTGGCCTGCTACGCCGCGTTCCAGCTGCTGACGGCCCGCATTCACAAGGAAGGCTGA
- a CDS encoding IspD/TarI family cytidylyltransferase has protein sequence MSVWGVVLAGGGGTRFGGLKQFAVLGGQTLLERVVDIAAANCDGVVVVLPAGHEWPGQGVRATGGATRAESVRSGLAALPDDAGIVCITDAAHPLATAVLYERVVQAVRAGADAALPGLPLTDAVKQLEDDEEPAPPTAKIAAPGPGPRILGLAGATTPAGGHVSAQMPMAFSVPVLRRAHEEIADAVEDSAMVAALGGRVVVVPGEPTNVHVTTPAELAVAHALLPLL, from the coding sequence ATGAGCGTCTGGGGCGTTGTTCTGGCCGGCGGTGGTGGCACCCGGTTCGGTGGGCTGAAGCAGTTCGCGGTGCTCGGGGGCCAGACCCTGCTGGAGCGGGTGGTCGACATCGCGGCGGCGAACTGCGACGGCGTGGTTGTCGTCCTCCCCGCCGGGCACGAGTGGCCTGGTCAGGGGGTGCGGGCGACCGGCGGCGCCACCCGCGCCGAGTCGGTGCGCAGCGGCCTGGCGGCGCTGCCCGACGACGCCGGGATCGTCTGCATCACCGACGCCGCCCATCCGCTCGCCACCGCCGTCCTCTACGAACGGGTCGTGCAGGCCGTGCGCGCCGGGGCCGATGCCGCGCTGCCCGGCCTCCCGCTCACCGATGCGGTCAAACAGCTTGAGGACGACGAGGAGCCCGCGCCGCCCACGGCCAAGATCGCGGCACCCGGCCCCGGGCCGCGGATCCTCGGGCTGGCCGGGGCCACCACGCCGGCCGGGGGACACGTCTCCGCGCAGATGCCGATGGCGTTCTCGGTGCCGGTGCTGCGCCGGGCGCACGAGGAGATCGCCGACGCGGTGGAGGACTCCGCGATGGTCGCGGCCCTGGGTGGCCGGGTCGTGGTGGTGCCGGGGGAACCGACCAACGTGCACGTGACCACTCCGGCCGAACTGGCCGTGGCCCACGCCCTGCTACCCCTCCTCTAG
- the purL gene encoding phosphoribosylformylglycinamidine synthase subunit PurL, with protein MTDEQRQALDTVDKARTSPDVDQPWAALGMKADEYEAVRKILDRRPTGSELAMYSVMWSEHCSYKSSKVHLRQFGEKTTDAMKEHLLVGIGENAGVVDIGQGWAVTFKVESHNHPSYVEPYQGAATGVGGIVRDIISMGARPVAVMDPLRFGALDHPDTHRVLPGIVAGIGGYGNCLGLPNIGGEVSFDPCYQGNPLVNALAVGTMRHEDIHLANARGNGNLVVLFGARTGGDGIGGASILASDTFTEGGPTKRPAVQVGDPFAEKVLIECCLDLFEANVVQGIQDLGAAGLSCAFSELASNGDGGMLVHLDRAPLRDSTLAPEEILMSESQERMMAVVTPEDLPGFLEITTRWDVEATVMGEVTETGRLIVLWHGETIVDVPPRSVAHDGPVYDRPYSRPEWLDARQADTPDHLPKPATDDELAALVKTMVATPNLASRNWITQQYDRYVQGNTAQAMPDDAGVLRVDEESGLGVAIATDCNQRFAALDPYTGAQLALAEAYRNVGVAGGRPLAVTDCLNFGSPEDPAVMWQFAEAVRGLADGCQQLGIPVTGGNVSLYNQTGSTAIHPTPVVGVLGVLDDVARRTPSGWRADGAQLFLLGTTRAEFAGSEWAWSQHQHLGGLPPQVDLEAERALAGVMASAADGGLVLAAHDLSDGGLAQALVESSLRFGVGATVSLEEAAGRDGVDAFTLLFSESTARAVVAVKPENAAAFTQACAAGRVPVVALGSTGGDSLTVDGRFALPLDELRAAHEATLPEALNA; from the coding sequence CTGACCGACGAGCAGCGCCAGGCCCTCGACACGGTCGACAAGGCCCGCACCAGCCCCGACGTCGACCAGCCCTGGGCCGCCCTGGGCATGAAGGCCGACGAGTACGAGGCCGTGCGCAAGATCCTCGACCGCCGCCCCACCGGCTCCGAACTCGCCATGTACTCGGTGATGTGGAGCGAGCACTGCTCCTACAAGTCCAGCAAGGTGCACCTGCGTCAGTTCGGTGAGAAGACCACCGACGCGATGAAGGAACACCTGCTGGTCGGCATCGGCGAGAACGCCGGCGTGGTCGACATCGGCCAGGGCTGGGCCGTCACCTTCAAGGTGGAGAGCCACAACCACCCCAGCTACGTCGAGCCCTACCAGGGCGCGGCCACCGGCGTCGGCGGCATCGTGCGCGACATCATCTCGATGGGCGCCCGCCCGGTCGCGGTGATGGACCCGCTGCGCTTCGGCGCCCTCGACCACCCCGACACCCACCGCGTGCTGCCCGGAATCGTCGCGGGCATCGGCGGTTACGGCAACTGCCTGGGTCTGCCCAACATCGGCGGCGAGGTCTCGTTCGACCCCTGCTACCAGGGCAACCCGCTGGTGAACGCGCTCGCCGTGGGCACCATGCGGCACGAAGACATCCACCTGGCCAACGCCCGCGGCAACGGCAACCTGGTGGTGCTGTTCGGTGCCCGCACCGGCGGCGACGGCATCGGCGGCGCGTCGATCCTGGCCAGCGACACCTTCACCGAGGGCGGCCCGACCAAGCGCCCGGCCGTGCAGGTGGGCGACCCGTTCGCCGAGAAGGTGCTGATCGAGTGCTGTCTCGACCTGTTCGAGGCGAACGTCGTGCAGGGCATCCAGGACCTCGGCGCGGCGGGCCTGTCCTGCGCGTTCTCCGAGCTGGCCAGCAACGGTGACGGCGGCATGCTCGTGCACCTCGACCGGGCCCCGCTGCGTGACTCCACGCTGGCGCCGGAAGAGATCCTGATGAGCGAGTCGCAGGAACGCATGATGGCCGTGGTCACCCCGGAAGACCTGCCCGGCTTCCTGGAGATCACCACCCGCTGGGACGTCGAGGCGACCGTGATGGGTGAGGTCACCGAGACCGGCAGGCTGATCGTGCTCTGGCACGGCGAGACCATCGTCGACGTGCCGCCGCGCAGCGTCGCCCACGACGGCCCGGTCTACGACCGTCCGTACTCCCGGCCGGAATGGCTCGACGCGCGTCAGGCCGACACCCCGGACCACCTGCCCAAGCCGGCCACCGACGACGAGCTGGCGGCCCTGGTGAAGACCATGGTGGCCACGCCGAACCTGGCCAGCCGCAACTGGATCACCCAGCAGTACGACCGCTACGTGCAGGGCAACACGGCGCAGGCCATGCCCGACGACGCGGGGGTGCTGCGGGTCGACGAGGAGAGCGGTCTGGGCGTCGCCATCGCCACCGACTGCAACCAGCGGTTCGCCGCGCTCGACCCCTACACCGGCGCCCAGCTGGCCCTGGCCGAGGCGTACCGCAACGTCGGCGTGGCCGGTGGCCGCCCGCTCGCGGTCACCGACTGCCTCAACTTCGGCTCCCCGGAGGACCCGGCCGTGATGTGGCAGTTCGCCGAGGCCGTGCGCGGTCTCGCGGACGGCTGCCAGCAGCTCGGCATCCCGGTGACCGGCGGAAACGTCAGTCTGTACAACCAGACCGGCAGCACGGCCATCCACCCGACCCCGGTCGTCGGTGTGCTCGGCGTGCTGGACGACGTGGCCCGCAGGACCCCGTCCGGCTGGCGCGCCGACGGTGCCCAGCTGTTCCTGCTGGGCACCACCCGGGCCGAGTTCGCCGGTTCGGAGTGGGCCTGGTCGCAGCACCAGCACCTGGGCGGTCTGCCGCCGCAGGTCGACCTGGAGGCCGAGCGTGCCCTCGCCGGGGTGATGGCCTCGGCCGCCGACGGCGGTCTGGTGCTCGCGGCGCACGACCTGTCCGACGGTGGCCTGGCCCAGGCCCTGGTGGAGAGCAGCCTGCGCTTCGGCGTGGGGGCCACGGTCTCGCTGGAAGAGGCCGCCGGGCGCGACGGTGTGGACGCCTTCACGCTGCTGTTCTCCGAGTCCACGGCCCGCGCCGTGGTCGCCGTGAAGCCGGAGAACGCGGCGGCGTTCACCCAGGCCTGTGCGGCCGGCCGGGTGCCCGTGGTCGCTCTCGGCTCGACCGGTGGCGATTCGCTCACCGTGGACGGCCGTTTCGCCCTGCCGCTCGACGAGCTGCGGGCGGCGCACGAGGCCACCCTGCCGGAGGCCCTGAACGCCTGA
- the purS gene encoding phosphoribosylformylglycinamidine synthase subunit PurS encodes MGRVVIDVMPKPEILDPQGKAVVGALARLGFAEFAGARQGKRFELEVEGEVDQAVLDRAREAAQTLLSNPVIEDVVAVRAASNQE; translated from the coding sequence ATGGGTCGCGTCGTCATCGACGTCATGCCGAAGCCCGAGATCCTCGATCCGCAGGGCAAGGCGGTCGTGGGGGCTCTCGCCCGCCTCGGTTTCGCCGAGTTCGCCGGTGCCCGCCAGGGCAAGCGGTTCGAGCTCGAGGTCGAGGGTGAGGTCGACCAGGCGGTTCTGGACCGCGCCCGGGAGGCGGCGCAGACGCTGCTGTCCAACCCGGTGATCGAAGACGTCGTCGCGGTCCGCGCGGCCTCGAACCAGGAGTGA
- a CDS encoding LacI family DNA-binding transcriptional regulator produces the protein MRDVAAVAGVSLKTVSRVVNGEPGVSSTLGRRVRDAIDELDFRPNIGARSLRRAGGRTATVGLLLEDVSNPFSSTLQRAVEDVAIPRGVMVFTASLDEDPQRERELTRAFSARRADGLIIAPASDDQSYLESEVRAGTAIVCIDRQARRLAVDSVLTTNVDGSKAGVRHLIEQGHRRIAFLGDRHDITTAQQRYEGYLQALAEAGLPVDTGLVLSDLTSQALAQAAAVQLLEQPDPPTALFTAQNLVTIGVARALRHLKRERRVAVVGFDDFPLADLLDPGITVVAQDPTAIGRLAATVLFDRIGGNDSPPTTHVVPTRLIPRGSGEIGPQKNLTA, from the coding sequence ATGCGCGATGTCGCCGCGGTCGCGGGCGTGAGCCTGAAAACGGTTTCGAGGGTGGTGAACGGGGAACCGGGGGTGTCGAGCACGCTCGGCCGCCGGGTGCGTGACGCCATCGACGAACTCGACTTCCGGCCGAACATCGGCGCGCGCAGCCTGCGCCGGGCCGGCGGACGCACCGCGACGGTCGGGCTACTGCTCGAAGATGTGTCCAACCCGTTCTCGTCAACGCTCCAGCGGGCGGTGGAAGACGTCGCGATCCCGCGCGGCGTCATGGTGTTCACGGCCAGCCTGGACGAAGACCCGCAGCGGGAGCGCGAGCTCACCCGGGCCTTCAGCGCGCGCCGGGCCGACGGCCTGATCATCGCGCCGGCCAGTGACGACCAGTCCTACCTGGAGAGCGAGGTGCGGGCGGGCACAGCGATCGTCTGCATCGACCGCCAGGCCCGGCGGCTGGCGGTGGACTCGGTGCTCACCACCAACGTGGACGGCTCGAAGGCCGGGGTGCGGCACCTGATCGAGCAGGGCCACCGGCGCATCGCGTTCCTCGGCGACCGGCACGACATCACCACCGCCCAGCAACGCTACGAGGGCTACCTCCAGGCGCTCGCCGAGGCCGGCCTCCCGGTCGACACCGGCCTCGTGCTCAGCGATCTCACCAGTCAGGCCCTGGCCCAGGCCGCCGCGGTGCAGCTGCTGGAACAGCCCGATCCGCCCACCGCGCTGTTCACCGCGCAGAACCTGGTCACCATCGGCGTGGCCCGGGCGCTACGGCACCTGAAGCGGGAACGCCGGGTCGCCGTGGTCGGTTTCGACGACTTCCCGCTGGCCGACCTGCTCGACCCGGGCATCACCGTGGTGGCCCAGGACCCGACGGCGATCGGCCGGCTGGCCGCCACCGTGCTGTTCGACCGGATCGGCGGCAACGACTCGCCGCCCACCACCCACGTGGTGCCCACCCGGCTGATTCCCCGGGGATCCGGCGAGATCGGGCCTCAGAAGAACCTGACGGCGTGA
- a CDS encoding ATP-binding cassette domain-containing protein, translating to MVETYPSYVPDLESVRPPLLTVSGLRKAFGTRHSQVTALDGLDLAVAEGEILTLLGPAGSGKSALLAVLAGAERADSGRLHLAGAELPKGGHAIGRVVTDFAPKTTVRDVLAGALKIRGVARRDLEHELGAVLDRVVHRGDPDTRVLELPTHTQLLVAIAAEAVAGARVVLLDDPLAAIDAVQRDRMHDEIRAARDEFGLTLIVATRTPQLAMGLGERVAVMLDGKVVQIGAPPEVYELPATEQVAALTGPVNLLRPEASVQLMAQPASFGLRPEKIRIVGDDHLVAADEVLAAGTVVRIDYGGATSRLVVRLDAAGATVQVLRLNSAVEEEFPVIAGQRVTVVWPRRHAVRFF from the coding sequence ATGGTCGAGACTTATCCGTCGTACGTCCCTGACCTGGAGTCCGTGCGTCCGCCGCTACTCACCGTCAGCGGTCTGCGCAAGGCGTTCGGCACCCGGCACAGTCAGGTCACCGCTCTCGACGGGCTCGACCTGGCCGTGGCCGAGGGCGAGATCCTGACTCTGCTGGGCCCTGCCGGCTCCGGTAAGTCCGCGCTGCTGGCCGTGCTCGCCGGGGCGGAGCGGGCCGACTCCGGCCGGCTGCACCTGGCCGGGGCGGAGCTGCCGAAGGGCGGTCATGCGATCGGGCGGGTGGTCACCGACTTCGCCCCCAAGACCACGGTGCGTGATGTCCTGGCCGGTGCGCTGAAGATTCGCGGGGTGGCCCGGCGCGACCTGGAGCACGAGCTCGGCGCGGTGCTCGACCGGGTGGTGCACCGCGGCGATCCCGACACCCGGGTGCTCGAACTTCCCACCCACACGCAGCTTCTCGTCGCCATCGCGGCCGAGGCGGTGGCCGGGGCCCGGGTGGTGCTGCTCGACGACCCGCTGGCCGCCATCGACGCCGTGCAGCGCGACCGCATGCACGACGAGATCCGTGCCGCACGAGACGAATTCGGGCTCACCCTGATCGTGGCCACCCGCACCCCGCAACTGGCCATGGGCCTCGGCGAGCGGGTGGCGGTCATGCTCGACGGCAAGGTCGTGCAGATCGGTGCCCCGCCCGAGGTGTACGAGCTGCCCGCCACCGAGCAGGTGGCCGCGCTCACCGGGCCGGTCAACCTGCTGCGCCCCGAGGCATCGGTGCAGTTGATGGCCCAGCCCGCCAGTTTCGGCCTGCGGCCGGAGAAGATCCGCATCGTGGGCGACGATCACCTGGTCGCCGCCGACGAGGTGCTCGCGGCCGGCACCGTCGTCCGCATCGACTACGGCGGTGCCACCTCGCGTCTGGTCGTGCGACTCGACGCCGCTGGTGCCACCGTTCAGGTGCTACGGCTGAACAGTGCTGTGGAGGAAGAGTTTCCGGTGATCGCCGGGCAACGGGTCACCGTGGTGTGGCCGCGCCGTCACGCCGTCAGGTTCTTCTGA
- a CDS encoding substrate-binding domain-containing protein, protein MSRPWVPRLAAAVLAASTVTLAACSGGSDGRPIIGLITKTDTNPFFVTMKKGAQDQAEKDGIDLRTFAGKVDGDNESQVTAIENLMALGAEGFMITPNDSRAIVPAIERAKEAGLAVIALDSQLDPPDAADSTFATDNFRAGELVGEWARAKVGEDARIAFLDLSPDQVSVDVQRDQGFMQGFGIDIGDPQRIGDENDPRISGHDVTDGAADGGRTAMENLLQRDPDITLVYAINEPAAAGGYEALKAAGKADSVTVVAIDGGCPGVQSVKDGQLGATSQQYPLKMAADGVTAISGFARTGVKPANPAGQDFTDTGVTLITDDPQSGVESEDTTSGAEKCWG, encoded by the coding sequence GTGTCGCGCCCATGGGTTCCCCGTCTGGCCGCCGCCGTGCTGGCCGCCTCAACCGTCACCCTCGCAGCCTGCTCCGGCGGCAGCGACGGTCGTCCCATCATCGGGCTGATCACCAAGACCGACACCAACCCGTTCTTCGTCACGATGAAGAAGGGGGCCCAGGACCAGGCCGAGAAAGACGGCATCGACCTGCGCACGTTCGCCGGAAAGGTGGACGGCGACAACGAGTCGCAGGTCACCGCCATCGAGAACCTGATGGCGCTCGGGGCCGAGGGATTCATGATCACCCCCAACGACTCCCGGGCGATCGTGCCGGCCATCGAGCGGGCGAAAGAGGCCGGGCTGGCGGTGATCGCGCTGGACAGTCAGCTCGATCCGCCGGACGCCGCCGACTCCACCTTCGCGACCGACAACTTCCGGGCCGGAGAACTGGTGGGGGAGTGGGCGCGGGCCAAGGTCGGTGAAGACGCCCGCATCGCCTTCCTCGACCTGTCTCCCGACCAGGTCTCCGTGGACGTGCAGCGTGATCAGGGTTTCATGCAGGGCTTCGGCATCGACATCGGCGACCCGCAACGGATCGGCGACGAGAACGACCCGCGCATCTCCGGGCACGACGTCACCGACGGCGCCGCCGACGGCGGCCGCACGGCGATGGAGAACCTGCTCCAGCGTGACCCGGACATCACCCTGGTGTACGCCATCAACGAGCCGGCCGCGGCCGGGGGCTACGAGGCGCTCAAGGCCGCCGGCAAGGCGGACTCGGTCACCGTGGTCGCGATCGACGGCGGCTGCCCGGGCGTGCAGAGCGTGAAAGACGGCCAGCTGGGCGCCACCTCGCAGCAGTACCCGCTGAAGATGGCCGCCGACGGGGTGACCGCGATCTCCGGGTTCGCCCGCACCGGTGTCAAGCCCGCCAACCCGGCGGGTCAGGACTTCACCGACACCGGGGTCACCCTGATCACCGACGATCCGCAGTCCGGCGTGGAGTCCGAAGACACCACGTCCGGTGCCGAGAAGTGCTGGGGGTAG
- a CDS encoding 8-oxoguanine deaminase → MVETAGRLVVRGARWPGDIAISDGWITQVGDVAPEPGDRVLRVDGDIVTAGLVNTHHHLYQWATRGRAVDSTLFGWLTELYPVWARLDPDDVHAAALVGLTELALSGCTTAADHHYLVPRGDDSVFDRIAAAAGQVGIRLHLARGSMDLGESAGGLPPDDVVEDTDAILASTEAVHARLHDGERVSVTVAPCSPFSVTPRLMTESALLARRLGLRLHTHLAETLDEERAVAERFGMRPLELMDAWGWLGDDVWFAHGIHFDDAEVARLGTTRTGVAHCPSSNARLAAGICRVSDLLAAGAPVGLGVDGVASNEDGGLMTEMRQALFTGRLRSGDPADLTVRQALHLATAGGAQCLGREDVGALEPGMRADLAVWPGDDVQDIPDPVAALVLGPRKPVRHLLVGGEPVVRDGVPVHVDLAVAREHLARVSRRLSA, encoded by the coding sequence GTGGTGGAGACAGCGGGACGACTGGTCGTGCGGGGTGCCCGGTGGCCGGGTGACATCGCGATCAGCGACGGGTGGATCACGCAGGTCGGCGACGTGGCGCCGGAGCCGGGCGACCGGGTGCTGCGGGTGGACGGCGACATCGTCACCGCCGGGCTGGTCAACACCCACCACCACCTGTACCAGTGGGCGACCCGTGGCCGGGCCGTGGACTCCACCCTGTTCGGCTGGCTGACCGAGCTCTACCCGGTGTGGGCCCGGCTCGACCCGGACGACGTGCACGCCGCCGCCCTGGTCGGGCTGACCGAGCTGGCGCTGTCCGGCTGCACCACCGCCGCCGACCACCACTACCTGGTGCCCCGGGGCGACGACAGCGTGTTCGACCGGATCGCCGCGGCGGCCGGGCAGGTGGGCATCCGCCTGCACCTGGCCCGTGGCTCGATGGACCTGGGTGAGTCGGCCGGCGGCCTGCCGCCCGACGACGTGGTCGAAGACACCGACGCGATCCTGGCCAGCACCGAGGCCGTGCACGCCCGGCTGCACGACGGCGAGCGGGTCAGCGTGACCGTCGCGCCCTGCTCGCCGTTCTCGGTCACGCCCCGGCTGATGACCGAGTCGGCGCTCCTGGCCAGGCGTCTGGGCCTGCGGCTGCACACCCACCTGGCCGAGACCCTCGACGAGGAACGTGCCGTGGCGGAACGGTTCGGCATGCGTCCGCTCGAACTGATGGACGCGTGGGGCTGGCTCGGCGACGACGTCTGGTTCGCGCACGGCATCCATTTCGACGACGCCGAGGTAGCCCGCCTGGGGACGACGAGAACCGGCGTGGCGCACTGCCCTTCGAGCAACGCCCGGCTGGCCGCGGGCATCTGCCGGGTGAGCGACCTGCTGGCGGCCGGCGCACCGGTCGGCCTGGGGGTGGACGGCGTGGCGAGCAACGAGGACGGCGGCCTGATGACGGAGATGCGCCAGGCCCTGTTCACCGGCCGGCTGCGCTCCGGCGACCCGGCTGACCTGACCGTGCGTCAGGCCCTTCACCTGGCCACGGCCGGCGGGGCGCAGTGCCTGGGACGCGAGGACGTGGGTGCCCTGGAGCCGGGGATGCGCGCGGACCTCGCGGTCTGGCCGGGTGACGACGTGCAGGACATTCCCGACCCGGTCGCGGCCCTCGTGCTGGGGCCGCGAAAACCGGTGCGGCACCTACTGGTCGGCGGGGAGCCGGTGGTGCGTGACGGCGTCCCGGTGCACGTCGACCTGGCCGTCGCCCGCGAGCACCTGGCCCGGGTGTCGCGGCGTCTGAGCGCCTGA
- the purQ gene encoding phosphoribosylformylglycinamidine synthase subunit PurQ has translation MRIGVVTFPGSLDDRDALRAVRIAGGTPVPLWHGDEDIKNVDAVVLPGGFSYGDYLRCGAIARFAPVMRTVTKLAGPPTQTSPGLPVLGICNGFQVLTESHLLPGALVRNEKQQFVCRDQKLRIERTSTSWTNGYGRNDEIVIPLKNGEGGFIADEATLDALEGEGQIVARYLDGNPNGSRRDIAGISNVSGTVVGLMPHPEHATEALYGPENGGTDGLAFFTSALQGVLSA, from the coding sequence GTGCGCATCGGCGTCGTCACCTTCCCCGGCAGTCTCGACGACCGCGACGCCCTGCGCGCGGTCCGCATCGCGGGCGGCACGCCGGTCCCGCTCTGGCACGGCGACGAAGACATCAAGAATGTCGACGCCGTGGTGCTCCCCGGCGGCTTCTCCTACGGCGACTACCTGCGCTGCGGCGCCATCGCCCGGTTCGCCCCGGTGATGCGCACCGTCACGAAGCTGGCCGGCCCGCCCACCCAGACCTCGCCCGGCCTGCCGGTGCTCGGCATCTGCAACGGCTTCCAGGTACTCACCGAGTCGCACCTGCTGCCGGGTGCCCTGGTGCGCAACGAGAAGCAGCAGTTCGTCTGCCGCGACCAGAAGCTCCGCATCGAGCGCACCAGCACGTCGTGGACCAACGGCTACGGCCGCAACGACGAGATCGTCATCCCGCTGAAGAACGGCGAGGGCGGTTTCATCGCCGACGAGGCCACCCTCGACGCACTCGAGGGTGAGGGCCAGATCGTCGCCCGCTACCTCGACGGCAACCCGAACGGCTCGCGCCGCGACATCGCCGGCATCAGCAACGTCTCCGGCACCGTCGTCGGCCTGATGCCGCACCCGGAGCACGCCACCGAGGCGCTCTACGGCCCGGAGAACGGCGGCACCGACGGCTTGGCCTTCTTCACCAGCGCACTTCAGGGAGTGCTCTCCGCGTGA